One part of the Nocardioides zeae genome encodes these proteins:
- a CDS encoding M50 family metallopeptidase, with protein MPDLLDRVLGDVVTRQPALDPRAVALTAGLAVVLVAYRPLWRRARHLVTIVHEGGHGVAALLSGRRLAGIRLHSDTSGLTVSRGRPRGPGMIVTAFGGYVAPTLLGLVAAVVVSRGYAVAGLWTALLLLALLLLQIRNFFGLWAVLVAGLAVFAVTWWASGPVQVASAYVATWFLLLSAPRPVIELQQQRRQGRAPHSDADMLGRLTPLPGGFWVVVFLLVTAGGAVLGALLLWAAADT; from the coding sequence GTGCCCGATCTCCTCGACCGCGTCCTGGGTGACGTCGTCACGCGTCAGCCGGCGCTCGACCCCCGCGCCGTCGCGCTCACGGCCGGGCTCGCCGTGGTGCTCGTCGCCTACCGCCCGCTCTGGCGCCGCGCCCGGCACCTCGTCACGATCGTGCACGAGGGCGGGCACGGCGTCGCCGCGCTGCTGAGCGGCCGACGGCTGGCGGGGATCCGGTTGCACTCGGACACCTCCGGCCTCACGGTCTCGCGCGGTCGGCCCCGGGGGCCGGGGATGATCGTCACCGCCTTCGGCGGGTACGTCGCTCCCACCCTGCTCGGGCTGGTGGCCGCGGTGGTCGTGTCGCGCGGGTACGCCGTGGCGGGGCTGTGGACGGCGCTCCTGCTGCTCGCGCTGTTGCTCCTGCAGATCCGCAACTTCTTCGGGCTGTGGGCGGTGCTCGTCGCGGGGCTCGCGGTCTTCGCCGTCACCTGGTGGGCGAGCGGGCCGGTGCAGGTCGCGTCGGCGTACGTCGCCACGTGGTTCCTGCTGCTGAGTGCACCGCGACCCGTCATCGAGCTGCAGCAGCAACGCCGCCAGGGTCGCGCGCCGCACTCCGACGCCGACATGCTGGGACGGCTGACGCCGTTGCCCGGCGGGTTCTGGGTGGTGGTCTTCCTGCTGGTCACCGCGGGTGGTGCGGTGCTGGGTGCACTGCTGCTGTGGGCGGCGGCCGACACGTGA
- a CDS encoding DUF5709 domain-containing protein, giving the protein MSEDQLQPQDTLDDRGVDDILDEGISPPERLRGSNQKDVTAAGELEGETIDERVAQEEPDVWDGLQEELDADVVDGPVGGEVGAERTGRLVASDDGAGNLREDDRFAEDGGIDGAGASAEEAAMHTIEDDPQV; this is encoded by the coding sequence ATGAGTGAGGACCAGCTGCAGCCCCAGGACACGCTCGACGACCGCGGTGTCGACGACATCCTCGACGAGGGCATCTCGCCGCCCGAGCGCCTGCGCGGGTCGAACCAGAAGGACGTCACCGCCGCCGGCGAGCTCGAGGGCGAGACCATCGACGAGCGCGTCGCCCAGGAGGAGCCCGACGTCTGGGACGGCCTCCAGGAGGAGCTCGACGCCGACGTGGTCGACGGCCCCGTGGGTGGCGAGGTGGGCGCCGAGCGCACCGGTCGTCTCGTGGCAAGCGACGACGGGGCGGGCAACCTGCGCGAGGACGACCGCTTCGCCGAGGACGGCGGCATCGACGGTGCGGGCGCCAGCGCCGAGGAGGCGGCCATGCACACCATCGAGGACGACCCGCAGGTCTGA